A single region of the Triticum dicoccoides isolate Atlit2015 ecotype Zavitan chromosome 2B, WEW_v2.0, whole genome shotgun sequence genome encodes:
- the LOC119363633 gene encoding putative formin-like protein 21a, which produces MTPPPAPPPRTRLREPTPQPPSPPPIPSPSPPPVPGRHRRSLCCRRGPGGAATTFIADLQVAVGTPRQRFATAAVEFQEGHDPREIFVGVAAAADVACRRSHLQVCFTCLGWNFGSWRKVA; this is translated from the exons ATGACGCCGCCGCCTGCACCGCCACCGAGGACGAGATTACGAGAACCCACGCCccagccgccatcgccgccgccgatcccttcgccgtcgccgccgccggtcccTGGCCGCCATCGCAGATCCCTTTGCTGCCGCcgaggtcctggaggagccgccacCACCTTCATTGCGGACCTCCAGGTCGCCGTCGGGACACCGCGGCAGAGGTTCGCCACGGCCGCCGTCGAGTTCCAAGAGGGGCATGACCCCAGGGAGATCTTCGTCGGGGTTGCCGCCGCCGCTGACGTCGCCTGCCGAAG GAGTCACTTGCAAGTATGTTTCACTTGCTTGGGCTGGAACTTTGGTTCATGGAGAAAAGTTGCATGA
- the LOC119363634 gene encoding uncharacterized protein LOC119363634, whose product MSSLGTSKGILEITKFGVYVAVPVTLTYLVATDSKAIKKLMGLRPYVVYPPEGPRPPPPEELRERAREIARSRRQE is encoded by the exons ATGTCGTCGTTGGGAACGTCCAAGGGGATCCTGGAGATCACCAAGTTCGGGGTGTACGTCGCCGTCCCCGTTACCCTCACCTACCTCGTCGCCACTGACTCCAAGGCCATCAAGAAGCTCATGGGCCTC CGTCCTTATGTGGTTTACCCACCAGAAGGCCCACGACCACCACCGCCCGAAGAACTTCGTGAAAGGGCTCGGGAGATAGCTCGCAGCAGAAGACAAGAATAA